One genomic region from Caldicoprobacter guelmensis encodes:
- a CDS encoding DNA double-strand break repair nuclease NurA, producing MLDLSKISLQLMEMVWAQQQEIQRIKEKKSCLMEAVGHFREKPQDYIEKIDSDSRHFFVAFPKGRLDDAFPLPQPIPVYTVMAVDGSQIDVDTHEIVLCYVLNIGRVVLHYGTGDPPLMDSLPYLYYRDEDLYKQGELEVFLLRGEDLAEKRAAMEAQHLKDLILNQRKEGVPAVVLVDGTLVSWDKAASAKKDIGGFTAPHFKDVFKIGQNLGIPVAGYISGSRTSLVINTLRAGDCTQPVMNCVSCECRNDVTAPCHRLEGLRDTTLFAHILKPGERSACFYGGINTLPRSEWPLYRIGFFYLNVGSEIARVEAPDYVLENDHLLNLLHWAVYDQAQKGMGYPIALQEAHHFAVIKGEEREAFYRLVEGQFVRRGLPSRITNKELRKRTRIF from the coding sequence ATGCTTGATTTGAGTAAAATAAGTCTACAACTGATGGAGATGGTGTGGGCTCAGCAGCAGGAAATACAGCGGATTAAGGAGAAGAAAAGCTGCTTGATGGAAGCTGTGGGTCATTTTCGGGAGAAACCGCAGGATTACATAGAAAAGATAGATTCCGATTCACGCCACTTTTTTGTGGCTTTTCCAAAGGGTAGATTGGATGATGCTTTTCCTCTTCCTCAGCCAATTCCAGTATATACTGTCATGGCAGTGGATGGCTCTCAGATTGATGTTGATACTCACGAGATTGTGCTGTGCTATGTGCTCAACATAGGCAGGGTGGTGCTGCATTACGGTACAGGGGACCCGCCACTCATGGACAGCCTGCCTTATTTGTACTACCGTGATGAGGACCTGTACAAGCAGGGGGAACTGGAGGTATTTCTACTGAGGGGGGAAGACCTGGCTGAGAAGCGCGCCGCTATGGAGGCCCAGCACTTAAAAGACCTGATTTTAAATCAGCGTAAAGAGGGTGTTCCGGCAGTGGTGCTGGTTGATGGAACGCTGGTTTCATGGGATAAGGCGGCATCGGCTAAAAAGGACATAGGCGGTTTTACTGCACCACATTTTAAGGATGTTTTTAAAATTGGGCAAAATCTTGGCATTCCGGTGGCAGGGTACATATCGGGGTCACGCACTTCCCTTGTGATAAATACTTTGCGGGCTGGTGACTGTACTCAACCCGTCATGAACTGCGTAAGTTGCGAATGTCGAAACGACGTGACAGCTCCCTGCCACAGGCTGGAAGGTTTAAGGGATACTACCTTGTTTGCGCACATTCTCAAGCCAGGAGAGCGGTCGGCCTGCTTTTACGGTGGTATCAACACTTTGCCGCGTAGTGAATGGCCACTGTACCGTATAGGGTTTTTCTACCTGAACGTGGGCAGCGAGATAGCACGGGTGGAGGCGCCCGATTACGTGCTGGAGAACGACCACCTGCTCAACCTGCTTCATTGGGCGGTGTATGACCAGGCACAAAAGGGTATGGGTTATCCCATTGCACTTCAGGAGGCACATCATTTTGCGGTGATAAAGGGTGAAGAGCGGGAGGCGTTTTACCGTCTGGTGGAAGGCCAGTTTGTCAGGCGGGGGCTTCCAAGCCGTATTACCAACAAAGAGCTGCGCAAGCGCACCAGAATTTTTTAG
- a CDS encoding HAS-barrel domain-containing protein: MIGEIIESRTAEFVAEAVRYDQVPAYGSFVRVRDGELRVYGIVSGAYTGSLDGMSKAKAFFKSIDELKMEQPQIFDLLRTEFSCVVVGYAQNGRYHPYYPPIHLSLHLPVEKADEQEVLTISQHLSFLEKTLNCPAGNGEELTAAAIRTVARFHSEPREYIIRAGRELLKMLNYDTQRLKSILERVDMA, translated from the coding sequence TTGATAGGTGAGATTATAGAAAGCAGGACAGCCGAGTTTGTGGCAGAGGCGGTCAGGTATGACCAGGTGCCGGCCTATGGCTCATTTGTCAGGGTCAGGGATGGTGAGCTGCGGGTATACGGCATCGTTTCGGGGGCCTATACGGGTAGCCTGGACGGCATGAGCAAGGCAAAGGCCTTCTTTAAGTCCATCGATGAGCTCAAGATGGAACAGCCGCAGATCTTTGATCTGCTTCGCACCGAGTTTTCTTGCGTAGTGGTTGGGTATGCTCAGAATGGGCGGTATCACCCATATTATCCGCCCATACACCTCAGCCTTCATCTGCCGGTGGAAAAGGCGGATGAGCAAGAGGTGTTGACCATTTCCCAGCACTTAAGTTTCCTCGAAAAGACATTGAACTGTCCAGCTGGCAACGGAGAAGAGTTAACGGCTGCGGCTATTCGCACGGTGGCGCGCTTTCATTCCGAACCCCGTGAATACATTATAAGGGCGGGACGCGAGCTTCTCAAGATGCTAAATTACGATACCCAGAGGCTCAAGTCCATTTTAGAGAGGGTGGATATGGCGTGA
- a CDS encoding helicase HerA domain-containing protein — protein MRGTILRGSLSGGLEVRLDIGENIEEVKVGTFCVVEGKTHDFFSMVVDEDIEAANPKAFYETLSDNSILNEVVRGTGIIDKVKIQPMIAIRRDDGKVQPVKSIPSYLSRVREAREEDVFKIFGRPDRTHFHVGSPLDMDHIPVCIDLKKFIERSNGIFGKSGTGKTFYTRIMLCGMIKSGLCNVLVFDMHSEYGWEGEDEDETRKKAKGLKQLFGSKVAIFTLDAESSRNRGVHPDFVVEIPYRAIEAEDIVMVRDELNLNPTALEVIYVLQKHLGQDWLITFLNMDAFAIEEFAKNTGAHAGAILALQRKLFRLQKLPFIKENPADDAVERIMQYLDSGMNVVLEFGHQRSMLAYMLVANILTRRIHELYVKRSERVLGGMQGNNTPLVIVIEEAHKFLSPELSRQTIFGMIAREMRKYNVTLLVVDQRPSGIDPEVLSQLGTKIVALLTEEKDIESVLCGVNNARMLRNVLASLDTKQQAIIMGHAVPMPVVIKTRTYDENFYRDITKDQDGVFSRRPMVGFKQASDTSGFAESPGVQEPPPGKEFEDLMRELYGV, from the coding sequence GTGAGGGGGACGATACTTAGGGGTTCGCTCTCTGGTGGCCTGGAAGTAAGGTTGGATATAGGTGAGAATATAGAAGAGGTTAAGGTGGGCACCTTTTGCGTGGTAGAGGGCAAAACACATGACTTTTTTTCTATGGTGGTGGATGAGGATATAGAAGCTGCCAATCCAAAGGCCTTTTACGAGACGCTGTCGGACAATTCGATTCTCAATGAAGTGGTTAGAGGTACCGGCATAATAGACAAGGTGAAGATTCAGCCCATGATTGCCATAAGGCGAGATGACGGCAAGGTGCAGCCCGTAAAGAGCATACCTTCTTACCTGTCCCGTGTCCGTGAGGCACGGGAGGAGGACGTCTTCAAGATATTTGGGCGGCCTGACCGAACGCATTTCCACGTGGGTTCTCCCCTGGATATGGACCACATACCGGTGTGCATAGACTTGAAGAAGTTCATAGAGAGGTCTAATGGCATATTTGGAAAGTCGGGTACCGGCAAGACCTTTTACACCCGTATAATGCTGTGCGGTATGATAAAAAGCGGGCTGTGCAACGTGCTGGTGTTTGACATGCATTCGGAGTATGGTTGGGAAGGCGAGGACGAGGACGAGACGCGCAAGAAGGCCAAGGGGCTCAAGCAGCTGTTTGGTTCCAAGGTGGCCATCTTCACCCTGGACGCCGAGTCGTCTCGCAACCGCGGGGTGCATCCCGACTTTGTAGTGGAGATACCCTACCGTGCTATTGAAGCCGAGGATATCGTGATGGTGCGGGATGAGCTCAACTTAAACCCCACTGCCCTGGAGGTAATATACGTGTTACAAAAGCATCTGGGGCAGGACTGGCTGATCACCTTTTTAAATATGGATGCGTTTGCCATAGAAGAGTTTGCTAAGAATACGGGGGCTCATGCGGGTGCGATACTGGCATTGCAGCGCAAGCTGTTCAGGCTCCAGAAGCTGCCGTTTATAAAAGAAAACCCGGCAGATGACGCAGTAGAGCGAATAATGCAGTATCTGGATAGCGGGATGAACGTGGTGCTGGAGTTTGGCCATCAAAGGAGCATGCTGGCTTATATGCTGGTGGCCAATATTTTGACGCGCCGTATACACGAGCTGTATGTCAAGCGCAGCGAAAGGGTACTGGGGGGAATGCAGGGCAACAACACGCCGTTGGTTATAGTCATCGAGGAGGCCCATAAATTTCTAAGCCCTGAGTTGTCGCGCCAAACTATATTCGGAATGATCGCAAGGGAGATGAGAAAGTACAACGTGACGTTGCTGGTGGTGGACCAACGTCCATCGGGTATTGACCCGGAGGTGCTGTCGCAGCTGGGGACCAAAATAGTGGCGTTGCTCACCGAGGAAAAGGATATAGAGTCGGTGTTGTGCGGTGTAAACAATGCAAGGATGTTGCGTAACGTGCTTGCCAGCCTGGACACAAAACAGCAGGCCATAATCATGGGGCACGCTGTTCCCATGCCCGTGGTTATAAAGACCAGGACGTACGATGAAAACTTCTATAGGGACATCACCAAAGACCAAGATGGCGTGTTTAGTCGAAGGCCGATGGTGGGGTTTAAACAGGCTTCTGACACCAGCGGCTTTGCAGAGAGCCCTGGGGTGCAGGAACCTCCGCCGGGTAAAGAATTTGAGGACCTCATGAGGGAGTTGTATGGCGTATGA
- a CDS encoding metallophosphoesterase family protein, protein MTEPIRLIHTGDLHIGMQNYGRLDSATGIHSRIADFLATLDKLVDYAIGNQVDAVLICGDVFKNREPDVTQQREFAKRVKRLSDADIKVYIIVGNHDLHNAAGKATSVEIYDVVDLPGVYVRRRPTVDVLDTRRGAFQVVALPYASPTNLAVEAATMEEISIGMREKLGNLLNILIQRLDPSLPVVVMAHFSLIGAMAGSERVIMLGREVMLPVGFFARPEIDYVAMGHIHKHQVLYDKPPIVYCGSLDRVDFNEEKEDKGFVEVLLKKGEASFEFIKLDTRPFKTFYVDATAGDPFKKVLDAIEGYSLGEAIVKVKVKLPAHALSRLKEKELYSILRQRAFYVAGIEKDIISDLSHLRHPGLTERMDAMQAVVEYISKKQEYKGMLQALLKANEQLFEELKEEGAI, encoded by the coding sequence ATGACGGAGCCTATACGCCTTATTCATACCGGAGACCTTCACATAGGGATGCAGAATTACGGTAGGCTGGATAGCGCTACCGGCATCCATTCTCGTATTGCTGACTTTTTGGCCACTTTGGATAAGCTGGTGGATTACGCTATAGGCAACCAGGTTGATGCCGTGCTCATATGCGGTGATGTTTTTAAGAACAGGGAACCCGACGTTACGCAGCAGCGGGAGTTTGCCAAAAGGGTGAAGCGCTTGTCCGATGCCGACATAAAGGTGTATATAATAGTGGGCAATCATGACCTTCACAATGCTGCGGGTAAGGCTACATCGGTGGAGATATACGATGTGGTTGACCTGCCGGGCGTGTATGTGCGTCGGAGACCTACCGTAGATGTTTTGGATACACGGCGCGGCGCTTTTCAGGTGGTGGCTCTTCCTTATGCATCGCCTACTAACCTGGCCGTTGAAGCCGCTACTATGGAGGAAATTTCCATAGGTATGCGGGAGAAGCTGGGAAATTTGCTGAATATCCTGATACAAAGGCTAGATCCGTCTCTACCTGTTGTGGTCATGGCACATTTCTCGCTGATAGGCGCTATGGCGGGGTCAGAGAGGGTTATCATGTTGGGGCGAGAAGTGATGCTTCCTGTAGGATTCTTTGCCAGGCCCGAAATTGATTATGTGGCTATGGGGCACATACATAAACATCAGGTGCTTTATGATAAGCCGCCTATTGTCTACTGTGGAAGCCTGGATAGGGTGGACTTCAACGAGGAGAAAGAGGATAAGGGGTTTGTCGAGGTTTTGCTCAAAAAAGGCGAGGCTTCCTTTGAGTTTATCAAGCTAGATACCCGTCCATTTAAAACCTTTTATGTAGATGCTACCGCTGGTGACCCCTTCAAAAAGGTGTTGGATGCCATTGAAGGATACTCTTTAGGAGAGGCGATTGTAAAGGTGAAAGTGAAGCTACCTGCGCATGCTCTGTCCCGCCTTAAGGAAAAAGAGCTTTACAGTATACTGCGCCAGCGTGCGTTTTATGTGGCCGGGATAGAAAAGGATATAATTTCCGATCTTTCACATTTGAGGCACCCCGGCCTTACCGAGAGGATGGATGCCATGCAGGCTGTGGTCGAATACATTTCAAAGAAGCAAGAATATAAGGGCATGCTGCAGGCGTTGCTTAAGGCAAATGAGCAGCTTTTTGAGGAGCTTAAAGAGGAGGGCGCCATATGA
- a CDS encoding AAA family ATPase: MRPISLYLRNFKSYGEKAPILDFNMFDVALLSGDNGNGKSSLADAIAWCVWGKCKGMDGRGGVDDLVRTGADEMEVAFTFEEDGQVYKVVRKRDKRRGLSSLDFMIKRADAFVPISGNRIDETQQKIQEVIKLDYETYLCTGYLSQGKADLFATKKPSERKEILAEILNLAVYDKLERKALDKRNEVQNRLDLIEREMDLLQQQVAEKECVRSDMAQVENVIRELQAREKGLREQLETLNRQREEKNAIKARIEYHRQQLVLEQKQLDALEKDKKDLEVRIENYKKVLQNQHEIEKNYAEFKALEEQEKAFAYKYQRIAELKTQKERLLGELRIKEQELRHRIDMLEKEKAQLEGVIAQAKDLQEEYKTCQKGIDELNVLEKELEVLEKRVVDIGHESAELAGKEGVLRRQLEELRERYVALKGVESSCPVCGRPLDAQHRDELLKDIADQGKAIQQSLQKVKKAMADLENEKKQAQLRIDGIKARLKGRSRLESRMALIDRQLNEIKEARQKLQELRPQLDFLKEQLETKEYAKNAMQQIDEIERQIQQVGYDPQQHNIVRDKLHSLEKVPEQWEYAQKAKVQMDSDIESLQRILNLIDDRKKHVKDMELLLETLGDSIKDLPEILARLSELQREFESVQKDIRTMEARRGALKERMDNILVAEQQLEKKKEEQRQLHEQLEVYKALALIYGKRGIQAAIIENAIPELQDETNRILAKITDGRLAVEFLTQRDTRSGNVIETLDIKISDGMDTRKYETYSGGEEFRINFAIRIALAKILANRAGANMRMLILDEGFGVLDEQGRERLVEVINAIRDEFDKILVITHVQELKDAFPVQIEVIKTPEGSTFRLVG; this comes from the coding sequence ATGAGGCCTATCAGTTTATACCTCCGCAATTTTAAGTCTTATGGTGAAAAAGCGCCTATATTGGACTTTAACATGTTTGATGTGGCACTGCTCAGCGGCGATAATGGCAACGGCAAGTCGTCGCTGGCTGATGCCATAGCCTGGTGCGTATGGGGAAAGTGCAAAGGCATGGATGGCAGGGGTGGCGTGGATGACTTGGTGAGGACGGGTGCCGATGAAATGGAAGTAGCCTTTACGTTTGAAGAAGATGGCCAGGTTTACAAAGTGGTGCGCAAGCGTGACAAGAGAAGGGGTCTGTCATCCCTGGACTTCATGATAAAGAGGGCTGACGCATTTGTGCCCATAAGCGGGAATCGCATAGATGAGACCCAGCAGAAGATCCAGGAGGTCATTAAGCTGGATTATGAGACCTACCTGTGTACCGGCTATTTGAGCCAGGGTAAGGCTGACCTGTTTGCTACTAAAAAACCCAGCGAGCGGAAGGAGATACTGGCCGAGATACTCAATTTAGCGGTTTACGATAAGCTGGAGAGAAAGGCGCTGGATAAGCGTAACGAGGTACAAAACCGCCTGGATCTTATAGAAAGGGAAATGGATTTGCTGCAGCAGCAGGTTGCTGAAAAAGAATGTGTTCGCAGCGATATGGCTCAGGTGGAAAATGTTATTCGTGAATTGCAGGCTAGGGAGAAGGGGTTAAGGGAGCAGCTTGAAACGTTAAACAGGCAGAGGGAAGAGAAAAATGCTATTAAGGCAAGGATTGAATACCATCGTCAGCAGCTTGTACTTGAACAAAAGCAGTTGGATGCTCTTGAAAAGGACAAAAAAGACCTGGAGGTGCGAATTGAGAATTATAAAAAAGTGCTGCAGAACCAGCACGAGATAGAGAAAAATTACGCTGAGTTTAAGGCTCTTGAGGAGCAGGAAAAGGCCTTTGCCTATAAATACCAGCGTATTGCTGAACTTAAAACCCAAAAGGAACGGCTGTTGGGTGAACTGCGCATCAAAGAGCAGGAGTTGCGCCACCGTATTGATATGCTGGAGAAGGAAAAGGCACAGCTCGAGGGTGTGATTGCTCAGGCGAAGGACCTGCAGGAGGAGTATAAAACCTGCCAGAAAGGCATTGATGAGCTGAATGTCTTGGAGAAAGAGCTGGAAGTGCTGGAGAAAAGGGTAGTAGACATTGGACACGAGTCAGCGGAGCTGGCTGGGAAGGAAGGTGTTTTGCGAAGGCAGCTGGAGGAACTGAGAGAGAGGTATGTTGCCCTTAAGGGTGTAGAGTCGAGTTGTCCGGTTTGTGGAAGGCCGCTGGATGCCCAGCACAGGGATGAGTTGTTAAAAGATATAGCAGACCAGGGGAAGGCCATCCAACAATCTTTACAAAAGGTCAAAAAAGCGATGGCTGACCTTGAAAACGAAAAGAAGCAGGCGCAACTGCGCATTGATGGCATAAAGGCAAGGCTTAAAGGTAGGAGCAGGCTAGAGTCTCGTATGGCGTTGATAGATCGCCAGCTTAATGAAATAAAGGAGGCACGGCAGAAGCTGCAGGAATTGCGGCCACAGCTGGATTTTCTTAAAGAGCAGTTGGAGACAAAAGAATATGCAAAAAATGCCATGCAACAGATAGATGAGATAGAACGTCAAATACAACAGGTGGGTTATGACCCGCAGCAACACAACATTGTGCGAGATAAGCTGCATAGTCTGGAAAAAGTGCCAGAACAGTGGGAGTATGCCCAGAAGGCTAAAGTGCAAATGGATTCTGACATTGAAAGCCTGCAGCGAATCCTCAATCTCATAGATGACAGAAAAAAGCATGTTAAGGACATGGAGCTTTTGCTTGAGACGCTTGGGGATTCTATAAAGGACCTGCCTGAGATACTGGCAAGACTTTCTGAGCTGCAGAGAGAATTTGAAAGCGTTCAAAAGGATATCCGCACTATGGAGGCCAGGAGAGGGGCTTTAAAAGAGCGTATGGACAATATTTTGGTTGCTGAGCAGCAGCTTGAAAAGAAAAAGGAGGAGCAGCGCCAGCTACATGAACAGCTCGAGGTTTATAAGGCGCTGGCTTTAATCTATGGCAAGCGGGGCATTCAGGCTGCCATCATTGAAAATGCCATACCCGAGCTGCAGGACGAGACCAACCGAATTTTGGCTAAAATTACCGATGGGCGCCTGGCTGTAGAGTTTTTGACCCAGCGCGATACCAGGTCGGGCAATGTGATAGAGACGCTGGATATAAAAATATCCGATGGCATGGATACCAGGAAATACGAGACCTATTCAGGTGGAGAGGAATTTCGTATAAACTTTGCCATACGCATTGCCCTTGCTAAGATATTGGCCAACAGGGCGGGGGCCAACATGCGTATGCTGATACTCGATGAGGGATTTGGCGTGTTGGATGAGCAGGGGCGGGAACGCCTGGTGGAAGTTATAAATGCCATAAGGGATGAGTTTGATAAGATATTGGTGATTACGCATGTGCAGGAGCTAAAAGATGCATTTCCGGTTCAGATTGAGGTTATAAAGACCCCGGAGGGTTCAACCTTTAGGTTAGTGGGGTAA
- a CDS encoding RNA polymerase sigma factor — translation MGDEALLVEKAKKGDMVAFEELVSLYAKKIYNYCYRMTNNKEDAEDLAQEVFIKVYKNLKSFKGNSKISTWIYRIAYNTCIDKYKKGSKVDTVSLNPGKDEDAVGIELVSGDPLPEEEVIKKERYRKLQACIAALKPEYKTVIILRDIQNYSYEEIAEILQVPLGTVKSHISRARAALSDALREMLE, via the coding sequence ATGGGCGATGAGGCCTTGCTTGTGGAAAAGGCCAAGAAGGGCGATATGGTGGCGTTTGAAGAGCTGGTCTCCCTTTACGCAAAAAAGATATACAACTACTGTTATAGAATGACAAACAACAAGGAAGATGCGGAGGATTTGGCTCAAGAGGTGTTTATAAAAGTATATAAAAATCTAAAGTCGTTTAAGGGGAACAGCAAGATTTCAACCTGGATCTACCGCATTGCATATAATACATGTATTGATAAATATAAAAAGGGCAGTAAAGTAGATACTGTATCGTTAAATCCGGGTAAAGATGAAGATGCCGTTGGAATTGAGCTTGTATCTGGTGACCCACTGCCAGAGGAAGAGGTGATAAAGAAGGAACGATATCGAAAGCTGCAGGCTTGTATTGCTGCTTTGAAGCCAGAATACAAAACCGTCATTATACTCAGGGATATACAGAATTACAGCTATGAGGAAATTGCTGAAATTTTGCAGGTCCCTTTGGGTACCGTTAAATCTCATATAAGTCGTGCGAGAGCTGCGCTGAGCGATGCACTTAGGGAGATGTTGGAGTGA
- a CDS encoding anti-sigma factor family protein, translating into MDCGVVQELISLYIDGELDKERAQQLEGHIEDCIDCRRKFERMKAAVQMVRRLEEEELPVGFVDRLCARLENGQVTGVTYKNYGKFSRWIKWVGIAAAAIVIVLAIKVLSVDGFLFGYSREKGQSDLAAPQDMSKSSVEDSAVQESTESSNSTATRVEVQQRLGKGDASASDAEPETQAQLRQAEGYIKSDKVRLKVQEVCVTPQTVLIRALQHGIDMVDQTEDSITLKVTSIEQRKALYKELELLGEVEEVGTNFESDTVTIVIVEQE; encoded by the coding sequence ATGGATTGCGGTGTGGTGCAGGAACTTATCTCCCTGTATATAGATGGTGAATTGGATAAAGAACGGGCTCAGCAGCTGGAGGGCCATATAGAAGACTGTATTGATTGCAGGCGAAAGTTTGAACGTATGAAGGCTGCAGTGCAAATGGTGAGGAGGCTGGAGGAAGAGGAATTACCTGTTGGTTTTGTGGATAGGTTGTGTGCCCGCTTGGAGAATGGGCAAGTAACAGGGGTGACATATAAGAACTACGGCAAATTTTCAAGATGGATAAAGTGGGTGGGCATAGCTGCAGCGGCAATTGTCATTGTCTTGGCTATCAAGGTACTGAGCGTGGATGGGTTTTTGTTTGGATACTCGCGCGAGAAAGGGCAGAGTGATTTGGCAGCTCCGCAGGATATGTCCAAGAGTTCAGTAGAGGATTCAGCGGTTCAAGAATCAACAGAGTCGAGCAATAGTACAGCAACGAGGGTTGAAGTCCAGCAAAGATTAGGCAAAGGTGATGCAAGCGCTTCTGATGCTGAGCCTGAAACACAGGCACAGCTTCGCCAGGCTGAGGGTTATATCAAATCGGATAAGGTGAGGCTTAAGGTACAGGAGGTATGTGTAACTCCTCAAACTGTCTTAATAAGGGCTTTACAACACGGTATAGATATGGTTGATCAGACAGAAGACAGCATCACTTTGAAAGTTACGTCTATTGAACAGCGTAAAGCTCTGTATAAGGAGCTTGAATTGCTGGGAGAAGTGGAAGAAGTGGGAACCAATTTTGAGTCTGATACAGTAACCATTGTTATTGTAGAGCAAGAATGA
- a CDS encoding ArsR/SmtB family transcription factor produces MKIDTTEKWLPVYEALASNVRLRIINFLAQRPMNIKELAERLNLSNAIMTMHIRKLEKAGIIKVEVTPCRGGLQKLCSLAIDSLEITFPNAKKHERKYHEVSIPVGHYTDFKVTPTCGLATLEKVIGHFDDPRYFLDPERVNARILWFTQGYVEYKIPNYLLPNQQPEELEISMELGSEAPGVNSNWPSDISFFINGVYIGQWTSPGDFGGERGIYTPSWWSNNINQYGLLKVLRINSEGSFIDGQKISDITIKDIFLDLKQWTFRIAVLEDATHIGGVTIYGKGFGNYDQDIVVRVYYI; encoded by the coding sequence ATGAAGATAGACACGACAGAAAAATGGCTACCTGTTTACGAAGCATTGGCCAGCAATGTGAGGTTGAGAATAATAAACTTTCTAGCTCAAAGGCCCATGAACATAAAAGAACTGGCCGAAAGGCTGAACCTAAGCAACGCCATAATGACCATGCACATAAGGAAACTAGAAAAGGCCGGAATTATAAAAGTCGAGGTTACCCCATGCAGGGGCGGCTTACAGAAGCTTTGCAGTTTGGCCATAGATTCACTCGAAATAACCTTTCCTAATGCTAAAAAGCATGAAAGGAAGTACCATGAAGTGTCTATACCCGTGGGACATTATACCGACTTTAAGGTAACGCCCACCTGCGGGCTGGCCACTCTCGAAAAGGTCATAGGCCATTTTGATGACCCCCGTTATTTCCTTGACCCTGAAAGGGTAAATGCCAGAATCCTCTGGTTCACCCAGGGGTATGTGGAATACAAAATCCCCAACTATCTCTTGCCCAACCAGCAGCCCGAAGAACTGGAAATTTCGATGGAGCTGGGGTCTGAAGCGCCGGGCGTCAATAGCAACTGGCCATCAGATATATCATTCTTTATAAATGGAGTATACATAGGCCAATGGACCAGCCCAGGCGACTTTGGAGGCGAAAGAGGAATATATACTCCCTCCTGGTGGAGCAATAACATAAACCAATACGGGCTCCTCAAGGTGCTCCGTATAAACAGCGAAGGAAGCTTCATAGATGGCCAAAAAATATCCGACATTACCATCAAAGACATATTCCTTGACTTAAAGCAATGGACGTTTCGTATAGCGGTGCTAGAGGATGCTACACACATAGGAGGAGTAACCATTTACGGCAAGGGGTTTGGAAACTACGACCAGGACATCGTGGTGCGGGTGTATTATATATAA